Proteins from a genomic interval of Phenylobacterium sp. LH3H17:
- a CDS encoding RidA family protein encodes MSSVEERLQRLGIRLPVPAAPVANYLPFVRMGGVLHFSGQLSICEDGPVTGVVGEDLDLETGRHAARLAGINLLAQMRIACAGNLDRVVRVVKLTGFVQAGPQFSEISGVINGCSDLMVEAFCDMGRHARSAVGVYRLPLNAAVEVDAIVEIN; translated from the coding sequence ATGAGCAGTGTTGAAGAGCGGCTTCAGCGCCTGGGGATCAGACTCCCAGTCCCCGCGGCGCCGGTCGCGAACTACCTTCCCTTTGTCCGGATGGGTGGGGTGCTTCATTTCTCGGGCCAGCTATCGATCTGCGAAGACGGCCCGGTCACCGGGGTTGTGGGCGAGGACCTGGATCTTGAGACCGGGCGCCATGCCGCGCGGCTTGCCGGGATCAATCTGCTGGCGCAAATGCGCATCGCCTGCGCCGGGAACCTCGACAGAGTCGTCAGGGTCGTCAAGCTCACCGGCTTCGTCCAGGCGGGCCCCCAGTTCTCGGAAATTTCGGGGGTCATCAACGGGTGCTCCGACCTTATGGTGGAGGCGTTTTGCGATATGGGTCGCCATGCGCGATCGGCCGTCGGGGTCTACCGTCTGCCCTTGAACGCAGCCGTGGAGGTGGACGCGATCGTCGAGATCAACTGA
- a CDS encoding SDR family NAD(P)-dependent oxidoreductase, translating to MNLDGIAAVVSGGASGLGAATCRALVAGGARVSLFDLNVEAGCALAAELGGQFFAVDVSDAASVAAGLSGASAAHGIPRVFVNCAGLVAGERTARPDRPHAPNVFDRVIGVNLVGTFNCMTQAAALMATLDPLDEERGVIINTASIAAYEGQIGQLAYAASKAAVVGMTLPAARDLAEFGVRVVSIAPGLFLTPMVSGLPPAVQDSLGRQSPFPRRLGAPAEFAQLVRAIVENPMINGETIRIDAALRMAAR from the coding sequence ATGAATCTTGATGGGATCGCCGCTGTCGTGAGCGGCGGCGCCTCCGGCCTTGGGGCGGCGACCTGCCGCGCCTTGGTCGCCGGCGGCGCGCGGGTCAGCCTGTTTGACCTGAATGTGGAGGCCGGCTGCGCCCTGGCCGCGGAACTGGGAGGCCAGTTTTTCGCGGTCGATGTGTCCGACGCCGCCAGCGTCGCGGCCGGTCTGAGCGGAGCTTCGGCGGCACATGGAATCCCCCGGGTCTTCGTCAACTGCGCAGGCCTTGTGGCCGGCGAACGAACAGCTCGGCCGGACCGCCCGCACGCTCCGAACGTCTTTGACCGGGTCATCGGCGTCAATCTCGTCGGAACCTTCAACTGCATGACCCAGGCGGCGGCCCTGATGGCGACCCTTGACCCCTTGGACGAAGAACGAGGCGTGATCATCAACACCGCGTCGATCGCCGCATACGAGGGTCAGATCGGGCAGCTGGCCTACGCCGCGTCGAAAGCCGCGGTCGTCGGCATGACATTGCCGGCGGCGCGGGACCTCGCCGAGTTCGGCGTCCGGGTCGTTTCGATCGCGCCGGGCCTGTTCCTAACCCCCATGGTGTCCGGGCTGCCCCCGGCCGTCCAGGACTCGCTCGGTCGACAGTCCCCGTTTCCCCGGCGGCTAGGCGCCCCGGCCGAGTTCGCGCAACTCGTCAGGGCGATCGTGGAAAATCCGATGATCAATGGCGAGACCATCCGCATCGACGCGGCGCTGCGCATGGCCGCCCGCTGA
- a CDS encoding thiolase family protein: MRNVYVVGVGSTRFGRHTGVSVKQLTRSAVEEALRDAGLGVPAIQAAFFANTVQGALEGQIMVRGQMALRPLGIEGVPIFNVENACASASSALNLAVQHIRAGASDVALVVGVDKMCVPDKAAMLGVFDGAWDVHETEAGQALLMALGRGVDPPAGTAGLETRSVFMDIYASFAKAHMRNFGTTQRQIAAVSAKNHQHSALNPLAHYQASMTIEEVLAAPTVVWPLTLPMCAPVSDGAAAAVICSERVLRDLNRSRAIAVRASQVLTGVTRSADDHERHLCRIGALRAYEEAGLGPGSMDVAEVHDATAFAEIVQVENLGFCEIGQGGWMAERGVTALGGRIPVNPSGGLESKGHPIGATGLGQIHELVLQLRGQAGRRQVEGARHAIAENGGGVYGLEESTAVITILSNQL; the protein is encoded by the coding sequence ATGCGGAACGTCTATGTGGTCGGTGTGGGCAGCACCCGCTTTGGTCGCCACACCGGGGTCAGCGTAAAGCAGCTTACCCGCTCGGCCGTTGAGGAGGCCCTGCGGGACGCCGGCCTGGGGGTCCCTGCGATCCAGGCCGCCTTCTTCGCCAACACGGTACAGGGCGCGCTTGAAGGCCAGATAATGGTGCGGGGCCAGATGGCGCTTCGGCCGCTGGGGATCGAGGGCGTACCGATCTTCAACGTCGAGAACGCCTGCGCCAGCGCTAGTTCCGCGCTCAATCTCGCCGTGCAGCACATTCGGGCCGGCGCCAGTGACGTCGCGCTTGTGGTCGGCGTCGACAAGATGTGTGTCCCCGACAAGGCCGCGATGCTGGGGGTGTTCGACGGGGCGTGGGACGTCCACGAAACCGAAGCCGGCCAGGCCCTGCTCATGGCCCTGGGGCGGGGAGTTGATCCGCCCGCGGGAACGGCAGGCCTCGAAACGCGCAGCGTCTTCATGGACATCTATGCTTCTTTCGCCAAGGCGCACATGCGCAACTTCGGGACCACCCAGCGACAGATCGCGGCGGTCTCGGCCAAGAACCACCAGCATTCGGCTCTGAATCCGCTCGCGCACTATCAGGCCTCGATGACCATCGAAGAGGTTCTGGCCGCGCCCACCGTCGTCTGGCCCCTGACCCTGCCCATGTGCGCGCCCGTGTCCGATGGCGCGGCCGCGGCGGTGATCTGCAGCGAGCGCGTCCTGCGAGACCTGAACAGGTCCCGCGCCATCGCCGTGCGCGCATCCCAGGTCCTGACCGGCGTCACCCGCAGCGCGGATGATCATGAGCGCCACCTTTGCCGGATCGGGGCGCTGCGCGCCTATGAGGAGGCGGGCCTCGGGCCGGGGAGCATGGACGTCGCAGAGGTTCACGACGCCACGGCCTTCGCCGAGATCGTGCAGGTCGAGAACCTGGGATTCTGCGAGATCGGGCAGGGCGGCTGGATGGCCGAGCGCGGCGTGACGGCTCTCGGCGGGCGCATCCCCGTCAATCCTTCGGGCGGTCTGGAATCCAAGGGTCATCCCATCGGCGCCACCGGCCTTGGCCAGATCCACGAACTGGTCCTGCAGCTTCGCGGCCAGGCCGGACGCCGCCAGGTCGAGGGGGCTCGCCACGCAATCGCCGAGAACGGTGGGGGCGTCTACGGGCTGGAGGAGTCCACAGCCGTGATCACCATCCTCAGCAACCAGCTCTAG
- a CDS encoding D-amino acid dehydrogenase gives MPAKKSTVVIGSGVIGMATAYYLAAEGRAVTVIDRAPDAADGASFANGGMLTPSLVDPWNAPGVFWKMLTWIGREDAPLLLRPQVLPQLLGWGVEFLRQSGEARFRANMAKNLSLSVYSLQMMAELRETLGLTYDQALSGSLKVFRSSRDLNESLARSELLQSFGLHLEAKDRKQVLALEPALGDIADSIAGGVFCPSDELGDARLFTHGLARAARDLGAELRFNEQVIGFQMDGDRIGHVLTDTETHTADDVVVAAGCWSPKVLRQLGMKLQVQPVKGYSLTLDADRWLERPGLAVIDDALHAAVVPLGKRLRVAGTAELAGYDDRLAAGRIANLRTLLAEIYPASCGHLDAMPARAWTGLRPVTPNGVPVIGRRGFANLYLNTGHGHLGWTMAAGSGRLLADVMVGRRPAIDPAQFN, from the coding sequence ATGCCCGCGAAGAAGTCGACGGTTGTGATCGGGTCCGGCGTCATCGGCATGGCGACCGCCTACTACCTCGCGGCCGAAGGCCGCGCCGTGACCGTTATAGATCGTGCGCCTGACGCCGCGGACGGCGCGAGCTTCGCCAATGGCGGAATGCTCACGCCCAGTCTGGTGGATCCCTGGAACGCTCCGGGGGTCTTCTGGAAAATGCTGACCTGGATCGGCAGGGAGGACGCTCCGCTGTTGCTGCGGCCGCAGGTCCTGCCCCAGCTCCTGGGTTGGGGCGTGGAGTTTCTTCGCCAGTCGGGCGAGGCGCGCTTTCGGGCGAACATGGCCAAGAACCTCAGCCTGTCGGTCTACAGCCTCCAAATGATGGCCGAGCTGCGGGAGACCCTCGGGCTCACCTATGATCAGGCCCTGTCGGGGTCACTGAAGGTGTTCAGATCCAGCCGCGACCTGAACGAGTCCCTCGCGCGCAGTGAACTGCTGCAGTCGTTCGGCCTGCACCTCGAGGCCAAGGACCGCAAACAGGTCCTGGCCCTGGAGCCGGCTCTTGGGGACATCGCCGACTCCATCGCCGGCGGTGTCTTCTGCCCGAGCGACGAGCTGGGCGATGCTCGGCTTTTCACCCATGGCCTGGCGCGCGCCGCGCGCGATCTCGGCGCCGAATTGCGCTTCAACGAACAGGTCATCGGCTTCCAGATGGATGGAGACCGAATTGGGCACGTCCTCACGGACACCGAAACCCACACGGCCGACGACGTTGTCGTGGCGGCTGGCTGTTGGAGTCCCAAGGTCCTGCGCCAGCTTGGGATGAAGCTGCAGGTCCAGCCGGTGAAGGGATACTCGCTCACGCTCGACGCCGACCGCTGGCTGGAGCGACCCGGCTTGGCGGTGATCGACGACGCCCTGCACGCCGCGGTCGTGCCCCTGGGCAAGCGCCTGCGGGTCGCCGGCACGGCGGAGCTCGCCGGCTATGACGACCGACTCGCGGCCGGCCGGATCGCCAATCTGCGCACCCTCCTGGCCGAGATCTACCCGGCAAGCTGCGGCCACCTGGACGCCATGCCCGCGCGCGCCTGGACGGGGCTGCGCCCCGTCACCCCCAATGGCGTGCCGGTCATTGGTCGGCGGGGGTTCGCCAACCTCTATCTGAACACAGGCCATGGCCATCTCGGTTGGACGATGGCGGCCGGCTCCGGGCGTCTGCTCGCAGATGTGATGGTCGGTCGCCGCCCTGCAATCGATCCCGCCCAATTCAATTGA